In Acetonema longum DSM 6540, the sequence GCAAACGTAAAAATCGCCGTTATTGTAGGAAGTCTCAGAAAGGATTCTTTTAGCCGAAAGGTGGCTAAAGCCTTGATGTCTCTGGCGCCGGCAGGCCTGACACTGGAAGAGGTTGATATCGGGCAACTGGCAATGTTCAATCAGGATTTTGACGATGAGGGTATTACTCCCGCGCCATGGACAACTTTTCGCGAAACCATGAAGCAGTATACCGGTGTGCTCTTTGTAACGCCGGAGTACAACCGCTCTGTGCCGCCTGTTTTAAAGAATGCTTTGGATGTGGGGTCAAGACCTTATGGTCAAAGCATTTGGAACGGCAAACCGGGTGCGGTTGTAAGTGTATCGCCCGGCGGATTGAGCGCCTTTGGTGCAAATCATCATCTGCGGCAGTCTCTGGTATTTTTGAACGTTCTTACCATGCAGCAGCCCGAA encodes:
- a CDS encoding NADPH-dependent FMN reductase; translated protein: MANVKIAVIVGSLRKDSFSRKVAKALMSLAPAGLTLEEVDIGQLAMFNQDFDDEGITPAPWTTFRETMKQYTGVLFVTPEYNRSVPPVLKNALDVGSRPYGQSIWNGKPGAVVSVSPGGLSAFGANHHLRQSLVFLNVLTMQQPE